The following are from one region of the Tachysurus fulvidraco isolate hzauxx_2018 chromosome 15, HZAU_PFXX_2.0, whole genome shotgun sequence genome:
- the arhgap23a gene encoding rho GTPase-activating protein 23 isoform X2: MLATDVLPVIMPAVAACPRPSAREWSFWDVVGVDCSAPEPRCIWVAVFRDNLLITHTPSIESAPTQPRTDLCGNRTKGRRDGIPSSSENPRPVLGGGAEGRGLSWQGPRTLVLHKNSQGFGFTLRHFIVYPPESALHTSLKDDENGNGKGLQRSRLEPMDTIFVKNVREKGPAHQAGLCTGDRLVKVNGESVLGKTYSQVIALIQNSESVLELSIMPKDEDVLQLAYSHDAYLKGNAPFTGGAQNLPPPPPLCYPPRSQPYPSHPPCPISPRSPNMGQNQLDNWSRWHGSASSPSPPLDNRTSAPTTTSMAWASEGHEAGGVNHSSPAHRTEEIRYGMTQRGRSFSSSFSTSPPNQAQHGNSSKENLSWGSPPKPAPVSSSRSSERTQQALSNWYYNQVSERERERERERLNVRSLNQRQRSFSQDRLAELSRSRRTHRTDFPQSASQDTLLHSGQHPHWMQVLPSVCQNRSQSENLLRSRYGHSGRSLEALDQVLCPLSPRHEGQAWRQQQPQEQGSHFNPSQTPSTRLIQVHRQHQSKSSEQHRCQQHPPQQKQHPPKQNPIYSSQHPPQSRRLTSCQSVDQEQIGYRSYSPSFNRKSGRILQHAQSFRDPSYTGPRLSWTSLPEGMAPSPAPSVAPAACSTSGEGQDGTHRPTNHERESGKVEQETQLQVQEVVLRQKPRMGRRAGHVHRLPLALDGSDPLLFTSDPEEALLKSEGSSSHRHANGNLAPLSVEDDSLASIPFIDEPTSPSADLRACHVPASSVVSSGGLKSVPAVGTSPASPTFTFPLSRLSSHDCSSIKSSRRSSYLLAITTERSKSCDDGLHTLRDDGRVFSRLPKRVKSFFGDGSLDSLTVADEARSKRHSASELGSISYSDVRKEGWLHYKQIHTEKGKKVGSAIRPWRRVFSVLRFGALYLYKDKREALLKGAALGGGSEDEQPISIRGCLVDIAYSETKRKNALRLTTQDFCEYLLQAEDRDDMLEWIRVIRESSKTDSEELGFSRQALISKKLNDYRKQSPTGNKPDSSPRVPRMTFLLTKAENSGAPPRSPKHEAKEESSPPKSPWGINFMKKAKKADPKAFGVRLEDCQPACNNKFVPLIVEICCGLVEEMGLEYTGIYRVPGNNAVVSCLQDQLNKGCDINTTEERWQDLNVVSSLLKSFFRKLPEPLFTDDKYNDFIDANRLENPSDRLKTLKKLIHDLPDYYFHTLKFLIGHLKTVANHSEKNKMEPRNLALVFGPTLVRTSEDNMTDMVTHMPDRYKIIETLIQHYAWFFSEEHDKDEKTPVDTEDVQPAPNIDHLLSNIGRAGLLGEISDSTNSDSAKSKGSGGSKRDLTAKDFLTTLAIMSAVTRRRRKRPTARLLGSSTDDDSEQEPIRVSLTVEGEGEGKETEQCESDMAPRAEAEEDEDEEAEDDDEENVEVTVASPGKEKPRMPCEEEAHSVILSEEEDQRSETKGRSWRGDDARSIVSGYSTLSTLGRSLASEGRGDDADDEHSELVSETDNESGFASRSLTQERPEKRTPPPSNMYTSAEPPVPRSFLYTHYKASVPIPILTPAPTPTTTPASHSAPCKNPNPELVERGTESAARSSTPSTSSSTASQRLQNRPSFNSHRLIQCDTLARRRLKTEKAKARSLDLLEVRSASPSEEESQSNKGRTRTSLLDSSTSHSTKLTPSSSHLLAPPSTLGSTSGATNQASLAEQVRARLLGSAEDIRSVGLRKPLSPETCRRRRAWRRHTVVVSPTDSSQKSSQVPIAVNNNKPPAPPPKPSVLIRRLGEKPTPVPQRSSADASSLCRAPPTSQFHECL; the protein is encoded by the exons gatgatgaaaatggaaatggaaagg GTCTACAGCGAAGTCGGCTGGAACCAATGGACACCATATTTGTTAAGAACGTGAGGGAGAAAGGTCCTGCTCACCAGGCTGGTCTATGCACAG gtgaCAGATTAGTAAAGGTGAATGGGGAGAGTGTGTTGGGCAAGACATACTCCCAGGTGATAGCACTAATTCAAAACAG tGAGAGTGTGTTGGAGCTCTCTATAATGCCAAAGGATGAGGATGTACTGCAGCTG GCTTACTCTCATGATGCCTACCTGAAAGGGAACGCACCATTTACAGGAGGGGCCCAAAATCTTCCACCACCGCCCCCTCTGTGCTACCCACCACGTTCCCAGCCTTATCCAAGCCACCCCCCCTGCCCCATCTCTCCCCGGTCTCCCAACATGGGACAGAACCAGCTGGACAACTGGAGCCGCTGGCACGGCTCTGCCTCCAGCCCTTCCCCACCACTTGACAACCGGACAAGTGCACCTACCACCACCAGTATGGCCTGGGCATCAGAGGGCCATGAAGCCGGGGGTGTCAACCATAGCAGTCCTGCCCATCGCACTGAGGAAATCCGGTATGGTATGACTCAGAGAGGACGTTCATTCTCTTCCTCATTTTCTACAAGTCCACCAAACCAAGCTCAGCATGGGAACAGCAGCAAAGAAAACTTGTCATGGGGTAGCCCGCCAAAACCTGCACCAGTGTCAAGTTCAAGAAGCAGTGAACGCACCCAACAAGCCCTCTCTAATTGGTACTACAACCAGGTGTCAGAACGGGAGCGGGAACGGGAACGGGAGCGCTTAAATGTCCGCTCTCTAAACCAGCGACAACGCAGTTTCTCTCAGGACCGCCTGGCAGAGCTAAGCCGAAGCAGACGGACACATAGGACTGATTTTCCCCAGAGTGCCTCTCAGGACACATTGCTGCACTCTGGGCAGCATCCTCACTGGATGCAAGTTTTGCCTTCTGTCTGCCAGAACCGTTCTCAGTCCGAGAACCTTCTACGCAGTCGCTATGGACACTCGGGTCGCTCATTAGAGGCCCTAGACCAGGTACTTTGCCCGCTCTCACCACGCCATGAAGGCCAAGCCTGGCGGCAGCAACAGCCCCAGGAGCAGGGAAGCCATTTTAATCCTTCACAGACACCTAGTACGCGTCTTATTCAAGTTCACCGCCAACACCAATCCAAATCTTCAGAGCAGCACCGTTGTCAGCAACACCCTCCCCAACAGAAACAACACCCCCCAAAGCAAAATCCAATTTATTCATCACAACATCCACCACAAAGTCGTCGTTTGACCTCGTGCCAGAGTGTGGACCAGGAGCAGATCGGCTACCGCAGTTACAGTCCCTCTTTTAACCGCAAAAGTGGACGGATCCTACAGCATGCTCAGTCATTCCGGGACCCATCCTACACGGGGCCACGCCTCAGCTGGACCAGTCTTCCTGAGGGCATGGCTCCATCTCCTGCTCCATCAGTTGCCCCTGCTGCTTGCTCAACATCTGGTGAAGGACAGGATGGAACTCATCGTCCAACTAACcatgaaagagagagtgggAAGGTAGAGCAGGAGACACAATTGCAGGTCCAAGAGGTGGTGCTTAGGCAAAAGCCACGCATGGGCCGAAGGGCTGGCCATGTCCACCGACTCCCCCTGGCACTTGACGGAAGTGACCCTCTACTTTTTACCTCGGACCCTGAGGAAGCCCTTTTGAAGTCAGAGGGTTCTTCCTCCCACCGGCATGCGAACGGTAATCTTGCACCACTCTCTGTGGAGGATGACTCGCTGGCCTCTATCCCCTTCATTG ATGAGCCAACCAGCCCGAGCGCAGATCTGCGGGCGTGTCACGTCCCTGCCTCATCCGTCGTGTCCAGTGGCGGCCTTAAATCCGTCCCCGCTGTGGGGACCAGCCCCGCCTCCCCAACCTTCACCTTCCCCCTCAGCCGCCTCTCCTCCCATGACTGCA GCAGCATCAAGTCCAGCCGCCGCTCATCTTATCTGTTGGCCATCACTACTGAGCGCTCCAAGTCATGTGACGATGGACTTCACACCCTCAGAGACGACGGGCGTGTCTTCTC GAGGTTGCCAAAGAGAGTTAAAAGCTTCTTCGGTGATGGG tctctGGACAGCTTGACAGTGGCTGATGAAGCTCGCTCTAAGCGCCATTCTGCCTCGGAGCTGGGCAGCATCAGCTACAGTGACGTGAGGAAAGAAGGATGGCTGCACTACAAACAGATCCATACTGAGAAGGGCAAG AAGGTTGGCAGTGCCATTCGTCCCTGGAGGCGGGTTTTTTCAGTGCTGCGCTTCGGTGCACTTTACCTCTACAAAGACAAGAGGGAGGCGCTGCTGAAAGGTGCCGCCCTGGGAGGCGGATCTGAAGACGAGCAACCGATCAGCATCCGCGGCTGCCTGGTGGACATCGCGTACAGCGAGACGAAGCGCAAGAACGCGCTGCGACTGACCACACAGGACTTCTGCGAGTACCTGCTGCAGGCTGAGGACAGAGATGACATGCTGGAGTGGATCAGAGTGATCCGGGAAAGCAGCAAGACTGACAGCGAG gagTTGGGTTTCTCTCGACAAGCTCTCATCAGTAAGAAACTGAATGACTACAGGAAGCAGAG TCCGACAGGTAATAAGCCTGACTCATCTCCCCGAGTGCCACGCATGACTTTCTTGCTCACCAAAGCTGAAAACAGTGGTGCACCCCCGCGCTCCCCCAAACACGAAGCCAAAG AGGAGAGCAGTCCTCCCAAATCTCCATGGGGCATCAACTTCATGAAGAAAGCGAAGAAGGCGGACCCGAAAGCGTTCGGAGTCCGATTGGAGGATTGCCAACCTGCTTGCAATAACAAG tttgttcCACTGATTGTTGAGATCTGCTGTGGCTTGGTGGAGGAGATGGGTTTGGAGTACACGGGAATCTACAGAGTGCCAGGAAACAACGCTGTGGTGTCCTGTCTGCAGGATCAACTCAACAAGGGCTGTGACATTAACACCACGGAGGAG CGGTGGCAAGACCTGAACGTGGTGAGCAGCCTGCTCAAATCCTTCTTCCGAAAGCTCCCAGAACCCCTCTTTACCGACG ACAAATATAACGACTTCATCGATGCCAATCGTTTGGAGAATCCCAGTGACAGGCTGAAGACCTTGAAGAAACTG ATCCATGATTTACCAGATTATTACTTCCACACTCTGAAGTTTCTAATTGGTCATCTGAAGACTGTAGCCAATCACTCAGAGAAGAATAAG atggaGCCTCGTAACTTGGCACTAGTATTTGGACCCACTCTTGTGAGAACATCAGAAGACAATATGACGGACATGGTCACCCACATGCCTGACCGCTACAAAATCATCGAAACTCTTATCCAGCAT TATGCCTGGTTCTTCAGTGAGGAACACGACAAGGATGAAAAG ACACCGGTGGACACAGAGGACGTTCAGCCTGCCCCCAATATAGACCACCTTTTATCCAACATTGGCCGAGCTGGACTACTGGGCGAGATCTCAG ACTCAACCAACAGTGACTCAGCAAAATCAAAG GGCTCTGGAGGGTCAAAACGTGACCTCACAGCCAAGGACTTCCTGACGACGCTTGCCATCATGTCTGCTGTGACTCGGAGGCGTAGAAAACGACCAACCGCCCGCCTCCTGGGCAGCAGCACTGACGATGACTCTGAACAAGAGCCAATCAGAGTCAGTCTTACGgtggagggagagggggagggaaAGGAGACAGAGCAGTGTGAATCTGACATGGCTCCACGTGCAGAGGCagaagaggatgaagatgaggaagcGGAAGATGATGACGAAGAGAATGTGGAAGTGACTGTGGCTTCCCCAGGCAAGGAGAAACCTAGAATGCCTTGTGAGGAAGAAGCACATTCTGTTATCCTTAGTGAGGAAGAGGACCAGAGGTCTGAAACAAAAGGTCGCAGCTGGAGAGGGGATGACGCACGTTCTATTGTCTCGGGTTACTCTACTCTCTCTACGCTGGGTCGGAGTTTAGCCTCTGAGGGGCGGGGTGACGATGCAGATGATGAGCATAGCGAGCTGGTGAGTGAGACGGACAATGAAAGTGGCTTTGCCTCGCGGTCTCTGACGCAGGAGCGTCCTGAAAAACGTACGCCACCTCCATCGAATATGTACACCTCAGCAGAGCCACCTGTACCACGCAGcttcctgtacacacactacaaagcCTCTGTACCTATTCCTATTCTCACTCCTGCTCCCACCCCCACAACCACGCCAGCGTCTCATTCTGCTCCCTGCAAAAATCCGAACCCTGAACTTGTCGAAAGAGGAACTGAAAGTGCAGCACGCTCCTCCACTCCCTCCACTTCCTCCTCAACTGCCTCCCAACGCCTCCAAAACCGACCCTCCTTCAACTCCCATCGCCTAATTCAGTGTGATACTTTAGCACGCCGCCGCCTAAAAACAGAAAAGGCCAAAGCTCGTTCACTAGATCTTTTAGAAGTCCGTAGTGCTTCACCCAGTGAGGAGGAATCGCAGTCTAACAAAGGGCGAACAAGAACCAGCCTCCTGGATTCTTCCACTTCTCATTCAACCAAACTGACCCCATCCAGTAGTCACCTATTAGCTCCGCCCTCTACCTTAGGCTCTACCTCTGGTGCCACAAATCAGGCATCTCTGGCAGAGCAGGTGCGTGCACGTCTGCTCGGCTCAGCAGAGGACATACGTTCTGTGGGGCTGAGGAAACCTCTCTCGCCTGAGACATGCCGGCGGAGGCGGGCCTGGAGGAGACACACAGTTGTGGTCTCGCCTACTGACTCTTCCCAAAAGAGCTCTCAAGTCCCCATTGCtgttaacaacaacaaacccccagccccgcccccaaaacctTCTGTTCTAATCCGACGTCTGGGGGAGAAGCCCACCCCCGTTCCTCAGCGCTCCTCAGCTGACGCCTCTTCATTATGTCGGGCCCCACCTACCTCTCAGTTCCACGAATGCTTGTGA
- the arhgap23a gene encoding rho GTPase-activating protein 23 isoform X4 gives MLATDVLPVIMPAVAACPRPSAREWSFWDVVGVDCSAPEPRCIWVAVFRDNLLITHTPSIESAPTQPRTDLCGNRTKGRRDGIPSSSENPRPVLGGGAEGRGLSWQGPRTLVLHKNSQGFGFTLRHFIVYPPESALHTSLKDDENGNGKGLQRSRLEPMDTIFVKNVREKGPAHQAGLCTGDRLVKVNGESVLGKTYSQVIALIQNSESVLELSIMPKDEDVLQLAYSHDAYLKGNAPFTGGAQNLPPPPPLCYPPRSQPYPSHPPCPISPRSPNMGQNQLDNWSRWHGSASSPSPPLDNRTSAPTTTSMAWASEGHEAGGVNHSSPAHRTEEIRYGMTQRGRSFSSSFSTSPPNQAQHGNSSKENLSWGSPPKPAPVSSSRSSERTQQALSNWYYNQVSERERERERERLNVRSLNQRQRSFSQDRLAELSRSRRTHRTDFPQSASQDTLLHSGQHPHWMQVLPSVCQNRSQSENLLRSRYGHSGRSLEALDQVLCPLSPRHEGQAWRQQQPQEQGSHFNPSQTPSTRLIQVHRQHQSKSSEQHRCQQHPPQQKQHPPKQNPIYSSQHPPQSRRLTSCQSVDQEQIGYRSYSPSFNRKSGRILQHAQSFRDPSYTGPRLSWTSLPEGMAPSPAPSVAPAACSTSGEGQDGTHRPTNHERESGKVEQETQLQVQEVVLRQKPRMGRRAGHVHRLPLALDGSDPLLFTSDPEEALLKSEGSSSHRHANDEPTSPSADLRACHVPASSVVSSGGLKSVPAVGTSPASPTFTFPLSRLSSHDCSSIKSSRRSSYLLAITTERSKSCDDGLHTLRDDGRVFSRLPKRVKSFFGDGSLDSLTVADEARSKRHSASELGSISYSDVRKEGWLHYKQIHTEKGKKVGSAIRPWRRVFSVLRFGALYLYKDKREALLKGAALGGGSEDEQPISIRGCLVDIAYSETKRKNALRLTTQDFCEYLLQAEDRDDMLEWIRVIRESSKTDSEELGFSRQALISKKLNDYRKQSPTGNKPDSSPRVPRMTFLLTKAENSGAPPRSPKHEAKEESSPPKSPWGINFMKKAKKADPKAFGVRLEDCQPACNNKFVPLIVEICCGLVEEMGLEYTGIYRVPGNNAVVSCLQDQLNKGCDINTTEERWQDLNVVSSLLKSFFRKLPEPLFTDDKYNDFIDANRLENPSDRLKTLKKLIHDLPDYYFHTLKFLIGHLKTVANHSEKNKMEPRNLALVFGPTLVRTSEDNMTDMVTHMPDRYKIIETLIQHYAWFFSEEHDKDEKTPVDTEDVQPAPNIDHLLSNIGRAGLLGEISDSTNSDSAKSKGSGGSKRDLTAKDFLTTLAIMSAVTRRRRKRPTARLLGSSTDDDSEQEPIRVSLTVEGEGEGKETEQCESDMAPRAEAEEDEDEEAEDDDEENVEVTVASPGKEKPRMPCEEEAHSVILSEEEDQRSETKGRSWRGDDARSIVSGYSTLSTLGRSLASEGRGDDADDEHSELVSETDNESGFASRSLTQERPEKRTPPPSNMYTSAEPPVPRSFLYTHYKASVPIPILTPAPTPTTTPASHSAPCKNPNPELVERGTESAARSSTPSTSSSTASQRLQNRPSFNSHRLIQCDTLARRRLKTEKAKARSLDLLEVRSASPSEEESQSNKGRTRTSLLDSSTSHSTKLTPSSSHLLAPPSTLGSTSGATNQASLAEQVRARLLGSAEDIRSVGLRKPLSPETCRRRRAWRRHTVVVSPTDSSQKSSQVPIAVNNNKPPAPPPKPSVLIRRLGEKPTPVPQRSSADASSLCRAPPTSQFHECL, from the exons gatgatgaaaatggaaatggaaagg GTCTACAGCGAAGTCGGCTGGAACCAATGGACACCATATTTGTTAAGAACGTGAGGGAGAAAGGTCCTGCTCACCAGGCTGGTCTATGCACAG gtgaCAGATTAGTAAAGGTGAATGGGGAGAGTGTGTTGGGCAAGACATACTCCCAGGTGATAGCACTAATTCAAAACAG tGAGAGTGTGTTGGAGCTCTCTATAATGCCAAAGGATGAGGATGTACTGCAGCTG GCTTACTCTCATGATGCCTACCTGAAAGGGAACGCACCATTTACAGGAGGGGCCCAAAATCTTCCACCACCGCCCCCTCTGTGCTACCCACCACGTTCCCAGCCTTATCCAAGCCACCCCCCCTGCCCCATCTCTCCCCGGTCTCCCAACATGGGACAGAACCAGCTGGACAACTGGAGCCGCTGGCACGGCTCTGCCTCCAGCCCTTCCCCACCACTTGACAACCGGACAAGTGCACCTACCACCACCAGTATGGCCTGGGCATCAGAGGGCCATGAAGCCGGGGGTGTCAACCATAGCAGTCCTGCCCATCGCACTGAGGAAATCCGGTATGGTATGACTCAGAGAGGACGTTCATTCTCTTCCTCATTTTCTACAAGTCCACCAAACCAAGCTCAGCATGGGAACAGCAGCAAAGAAAACTTGTCATGGGGTAGCCCGCCAAAACCTGCACCAGTGTCAAGTTCAAGAAGCAGTGAACGCACCCAACAAGCCCTCTCTAATTGGTACTACAACCAGGTGTCAGAACGGGAGCGGGAACGGGAACGGGAGCGCTTAAATGTCCGCTCTCTAAACCAGCGACAACGCAGTTTCTCTCAGGACCGCCTGGCAGAGCTAAGCCGAAGCAGACGGACACATAGGACTGATTTTCCCCAGAGTGCCTCTCAGGACACATTGCTGCACTCTGGGCAGCATCCTCACTGGATGCAAGTTTTGCCTTCTGTCTGCCAGAACCGTTCTCAGTCCGAGAACCTTCTACGCAGTCGCTATGGACACTCGGGTCGCTCATTAGAGGCCCTAGACCAGGTACTTTGCCCGCTCTCACCACGCCATGAAGGCCAAGCCTGGCGGCAGCAACAGCCCCAGGAGCAGGGAAGCCATTTTAATCCTTCACAGACACCTAGTACGCGTCTTATTCAAGTTCACCGCCAACACCAATCCAAATCTTCAGAGCAGCACCGTTGTCAGCAACACCCTCCCCAACAGAAACAACACCCCCCAAAGCAAAATCCAATTTATTCATCACAACATCCACCACAAAGTCGTCGTTTGACCTCGTGCCAGAGTGTGGACCAGGAGCAGATCGGCTACCGCAGTTACAGTCCCTCTTTTAACCGCAAAAGTGGACGGATCCTACAGCATGCTCAGTCATTCCGGGACCCATCCTACACGGGGCCACGCCTCAGCTGGACCAGTCTTCCTGAGGGCATGGCTCCATCTCCTGCTCCATCAGTTGCCCCTGCTGCTTGCTCAACATCTGGTGAAGGACAGGATGGAACTCATCGTCCAACTAACcatgaaagagagagtgggAAGGTAGAGCAGGAGACACAATTGCAGGTCCAAGAGGTGGTGCTTAGGCAAAAGCCACGCATGGGCCGAAGGGCTGGCCATGTCCACCGACTCCCCCTGGCACTTGACGGAAGTGACCCTCTACTTTTTACCTCGGACCCTGAGGAAGCCCTTTTGAAGTCAGAGGGTTCTTCCTCCCACCGGCATGCGAACG ATGAGCCAACCAGCCCGAGCGCAGATCTGCGGGCGTGTCACGTCCCTGCCTCATCCGTCGTGTCCAGTGGCGGCCTTAAATCCGTCCCCGCTGTGGGGACCAGCCCCGCCTCCCCAACCTTCACCTTCCCCCTCAGCCGCCTCTCCTCCCATGACTGCA GCAGCATCAAGTCCAGCCGCCGCTCATCTTATCTGTTGGCCATCACTACTGAGCGCTCCAAGTCATGTGACGATGGACTTCACACCCTCAGAGACGACGGGCGTGTCTTCTC GAGGTTGCCAAAGAGAGTTAAAAGCTTCTTCGGTGATGGG tctctGGACAGCTTGACAGTGGCTGATGAAGCTCGCTCTAAGCGCCATTCTGCCTCGGAGCTGGGCAGCATCAGCTACAGTGACGTGAGGAAAGAAGGATGGCTGCACTACAAACAGATCCATACTGAGAAGGGCAAG AAGGTTGGCAGTGCCATTCGTCCCTGGAGGCGGGTTTTTTCAGTGCTGCGCTTCGGTGCACTTTACCTCTACAAAGACAAGAGGGAGGCGCTGCTGAAAGGTGCCGCCCTGGGAGGCGGATCTGAAGACGAGCAACCGATCAGCATCCGCGGCTGCCTGGTGGACATCGCGTACAGCGAGACGAAGCGCAAGAACGCGCTGCGACTGACCACACAGGACTTCTGCGAGTACCTGCTGCAGGCTGAGGACAGAGATGACATGCTGGAGTGGATCAGAGTGATCCGGGAAAGCAGCAAGACTGACAGCGAG gagTTGGGTTTCTCTCGACAAGCTCTCATCAGTAAGAAACTGAATGACTACAGGAAGCAGAG TCCGACAGGTAATAAGCCTGACTCATCTCCCCGAGTGCCACGCATGACTTTCTTGCTCACCAAAGCTGAAAACAGTGGTGCACCCCCGCGCTCCCCCAAACACGAAGCCAAAG AGGAGAGCAGTCCTCCCAAATCTCCATGGGGCATCAACTTCATGAAGAAAGCGAAGAAGGCGGACCCGAAAGCGTTCGGAGTCCGATTGGAGGATTGCCAACCTGCTTGCAATAACAAG tttgttcCACTGATTGTTGAGATCTGCTGTGGCTTGGTGGAGGAGATGGGTTTGGAGTACACGGGAATCTACAGAGTGCCAGGAAACAACGCTGTGGTGTCCTGTCTGCAGGATCAACTCAACAAGGGCTGTGACATTAACACCACGGAGGAG CGGTGGCAAGACCTGAACGTGGTGAGCAGCCTGCTCAAATCCTTCTTCCGAAAGCTCCCAGAACCCCTCTTTACCGACG ACAAATATAACGACTTCATCGATGCCAATCGTTTGGAGAATCCCAGTGACAGGCTGAAGACCTTGAAGAAACTG ATCCATGATTTACCAGATTATTACTTCCACACTCTGAAGTTTCTAATTGGTCATCTGAAGACTGTAGCCAATCACTCAGAGAAGAATAAG atggaGCCTCGTAACTTGGCACTAGTATTTGGACCCACTCTTGTGAGAACATCAGAAGACAATATGACGGACATGGTCACCCACATGCCTGACCGCTACAAAATCATCGAAACTCTTATCCAGCAT TATGCCTGGTTCTTCAGTGAGGAACACGACAAGGATGAAAAG ACACCGGTGGACACAGAGGACGTTCAGCCTGCCCCCAATATAGACCACCTTTTATCCAACATTGGCCGAGCTGGACTACTGGGCGAGATCTCAG ACTCAACCAACAGTGACTCAGCAAAATCAAAG GGCTCTGGAGGGTCAAAACGTGACCTCACAGCCAAGGACTTCCTGACGACGCTTGCCATCATGTCTGCTGTGACTCGGAGGCGTAGAAAACGACCAACCGCCCGCCTCCTGGGCAGCAGCACTGACGATGACTCTGAACAAGAGCCAATCAGAGTCAGTCTTACGgtggagggagagggggagggaaAGGAGACAGAGCAGTGTGAATCTGACATGGCTCCACGTGCAGAGGCagaagaggatgaagatgaggaagcGGAAGATGATGACGAAGAGAATGTGGAAGTGACTGTGGCTTCCCCAGGCAAGGAGAAACCTAGAATGCCTTGTGAGGAAGAAGCACATTCTGTTATCCTTAGTGAGGAAGAGGACCAGAGGTCTGAAACAAAAGGTCGCAGCTGGAGAGGGGATGACGCACGTTCTATTGTCTCGGGTTACTCTACTCTCTCTACGCTGGGTCGGAGTTTAGCCTCTGAGGGGCGGGGTGACGATGCAGATGATGAGCATAGCGAGCTGGTGAGTGAGACGGACAATGAAAGTGGCTTTGCCTCGCGGTCTCTGACGCAGGAGCGTCCTGAAAAACGTACGCCACCTCCATCGAATATGTACACCTCAGCAGAGCCACCTGTACCACGCAGcttcctgtacacacactacaaagcCTCTGTACCTATTCCTATTCTCACTCCTGCTCCCACCCCCACAACCACGCCAGCGTCTCATTCTGCTCCCTGCAAAAATCCGAACCCTGAACTTGTCGAAAGAGGAACTGAAAGTGCAGCACGCTCCTCCACTCCCTCCACTTCCTCCTCAACTGCCTCCCAACGCCTCCAAAACCGACCCTCCTTCAACTCCCATCGCCTAATTCAGTGTGATACTTTAGCACGCCGCCGCCTAAAAACAGAAAAGGCCAAAGCTCGTTCACTAGATCTTTTAGAAGTCCGTAGTGCTTCACCCAGTGAGGAGGAATCGCAGTCTAACAAAGGGCGAACAAGAACCAGCCTCCTGGATTCTTCCACTTCTCATTCAACCAAACTGACCCCATCCAGTAGTCACCTATTAGCTCCGCCCTCTACCTTAGGCTCTACCTCTGGTGCCACAAATCAGGCATCTCTGGCAGAGCAGGTGCGTGCACGTCTGCTCGGCTCAGCAGAGGACATACGTTCTGTGGGGCTGAGGAAACCTCTCTCGCCTGAGACATGCCGGCGGAGGCGGGCCTGGAGGAGACACACAGTTGTGGTCTCGCCTACTGACTCTTCCCAAAAGAGCTCTCAAGTCCCCATTGCtgttaacaacaacaaacccccagccccgcccccaaaacctTCTGTTCTAATCCGACGTCTGGGGGAGAAGCCCACCCCCGTTCCTCAGCGCTCCTCAGCTGACGCCTCTTCATTATGTCGGGCCCCACCTACCTCTCAGTTCCACGAATGCTTGTGA